One Aquarana catesbeiana isolate 2022-GZ linkage group LG04, ASM4218655v1, whole genome shotgun sequence genomic region harbors:
- the LOC141140516 gene encoding sulfotransferase 6B1-like gives MSTAEGQQAKTDTFKEDIKKRLEQASKMTPEELKFSYKGILYPTILCSKETFQAMEKMEAREDDVLIVTYPKCGTNWSLQILHEMVLEVNKKEPTMVKGMLEFGKPEKYEYLSQQPSPRVLATHIPCEDIPKNFFEKKTKVLLILRNPKDTAVSYYHFTNKNPTLPTYESWDLFYKDYITGNVIYGSYFDYTLQWEKHIDDGNILVLTFEDMKEDLSRELRKISDFYGLAVTDEQIKLVQEKTTFSSMKEKSSSTHGDLANAFFRKGEVGDWKSLFTEEQSKEVDAQFEKYLAGTKLGNMIKYEKYCTF, from the exons ATGTCTACGGCTGAAGGGCAGCAAGCAAAGACAGATACATTCAAGGAAGACATTAAGAAAAGGTTAGAACAAGCCAGCAAGATGACACCAGAAGAGCTGAAATTTAGTTATAAGGGAATTCTGTACCCTACCATTCTCTGTAGTAAGGAAACTTTTCAAGCTATGGAGAAAATGGAGGCTAGAGAAGATGATGTGCTAATTGTAACCTATCCAAAATGCG GAACAAACTGGTCTTTACAGATACTACATGAAATGGTATTGGAAGTGAACAAAAAAGAGCCAACAATGGTCAAAGGTATGCTGGAATTTGGAAAGCCAGAGAAATATGAG TACCTGAGTCAACAGCCTTCACCAAGAGTCTTGGCAACGCATATTCCATGTGAAGATATtcctaaaaacttttttgaaaagaaGACCAAG GTGTTACTCATCCTTCGGAATCCAAAAGACACGGCTGTGTcttactaccatttcacaaacaagAATCCCACACTTCCTACATATGAGTCTTGGGACTTGTTCTATAAGGATTATATAACTGGAAATG TAATCTATGGATCATACTTTGACTATACTCTTCAGTGGGAGAAACATATTGATGATGGGAATATTCTTGTACTTACATTTGAAGACATGAAAGAG GACCTTTCAAGAGAGCTGAGAAAAATAAGTGACTTCTATGGCTTAGCTGTGACGGATGAGCAAATCAAGTTGGTACAGGAAAAAACTACTTTTTCGTCTATGAAGGAGAAATCTAGTAGCACACATGGAGATCTTGCGAATGCTTTTTTCAGAAAAG gagaagtaggggaCTGGAAGAGTCTTTTTACGGAAGAACAGAGCAAAGAGGTGGATGCACAATTTGAAAAGTATCTTGCTGGAACAAAACTAGGAAATAtgataaaatatgaaaaatactGCACATTTTAA